From the Chiroxiphia lanceolata isolate bChiLan1 chromosome Z, bChiLan1.pri, whole genome shotgun sequence genome, one window contains:
- the SPIN1 gene encoding spindlin-1, with protein MKTPFGKSPGQRSRADAGHAGVSASMMKKRTSHKKHRNNVGPSKPISQPRRNIVGCRIQHGWKEGSGPVTQWKGTVLDQVPVNPSLYLIKYDGFDCVYGLELHKDERVSALEVLPDRVASSRISDAHLADTMIGKAVEHMFETEDGSKDEWRGMVLARAPIMNTWFYITYEKDPVLYMYQLLDDYKEGDLRIMPDSNDSPPAEREPGEVVDSLVGKQVEYAKEDGSKRTGMVIHQVEAKPSVYFIKFDDDFHIYVYDLVKTS; from the exons GTCATGCAGGAGTGTCTGCCAGCATGATGAAGAAGAGGACTTCCCACAA AAAACATAGAAACAATGTGGGACCCAGCAAACCTATTTCTCAGCCACGAAGAAACATTGTAGGCTGCAGGATACAGCAtggatggaaggaagggagTGGACCTGTAACGCAATGGAAGGGCACAGTTCTTGATCAAGTTCCTGTAAATCCCTCTCTCTATCTCATCAAGTATGATGGATTTGACTGTGTGTATGGACTAGAACTTCACAAAGATGAAAGAGTTTCAGCACTTGAAGTTCTTCCAGACAGAGTTG CTTCATCTCGAATTAGTGATGCCCACCTGGCAGACACAATGATTGGTAAAGCTGTGGAACATATGTTTGAGACAGAGGATGGCTCAAAAGATGAATGGAGGGGGATGGTTTTGGCTCGAGCTCCTATTATGAACACGTGGTTTTATATTACCTACGAGAAAGATCCCGTCTTGTACATGTACCAACTCTTAGATGATTATAAAGAAGGTGACCTTCGCATTATGCCTGATTCAA ATGATTCACCTCCTGCAGAACGGGAACCAGGTGAAGTTGTGGACAGCCTGGTAGGCAAACAAGTGGAATATGCCAAAGAAGATGGCTCAAAAAGGACTGGCATGGTCATTCATCAAGTTGAAGCCAAACCATCTGTCTATTTCATCAAGTTTGATGATGATTTCCATATTTATGTCTACGATTTGGTGAAGACATCCTAG
- the NXNL2 gene encoding nucleoredoxin-like protein 2 encodes MVDVFSGRLLVSRDGRSVDPEEALQNKVVGLYFSAGWCSPCRDFTPVLCDFYTELLEETEPPAPFEVVFISSDHSAEEMVGYMHAMHGDWLALPFHDPYKHDLKKKYNITAIPKLVIVKQTGEVITDKGRKQIRDKGRSCFRNWLESADVFQNFSS; translated from the exons ATGGTGGATGTGTTCAGCGGGAGGCTCCTGGTCAGCAGGGACGGCCGCAGCGTGGACCCCGAGGAGGCCCTGCAGAACAAGGTCGTGGGCTTGTACTTCTCGGCCGGGTGGTGCTCGCCGTGCCGCGACTTCACCCCCGTGCTCTGCGACTTCTACacggagctgctggaggagactgagcCCCCCGCCCCCTTCGAGGTCGTCTTCATCTCCTCCGACCACAGCGCAGAGGAGATGGTGGGCTACATGCATGCCATGCACGGCGACTGGCTGGCCCTGCCCTTCCACGACCCCTACAAGCA tgatctgaagaagaaatacaaCATAACAGCAATTCCTAAACTGGTGATTGTGAAACAGACTGGAGAAGTCATTACTgacaagggaagaaaacagatcaGAGACAAAGGGCGATCCTGTTTTCGGAACTGGCTTGAGAGTGCAGAtgtctttcagaatttttctagCTAA